The genomic DNA ttattctatattatacttatatgatATTGTATTAAATCATTCTTCATGACTTGTAACGTTTcaaacaactttttcttttaacttgtgtaggagaaatttgaatttgatgaaaacgaagtaagaaaaaattggatCTTTGGACAGATGGGAAGGGCTTTTACAAACCATAGATATAAGTTGAAGGTTGACTATTATGATGCATatgacaatgatgatgatcGAATTAAGTTTTCTCCAACATCAATCGACCAAGGACAATGGAGACAATGTGTCAGTTGGTTGAGCTCACATGAGTTTCAAGTATTCTATAccctttactttttttatgcacaagttactttaattatttaaaacatgattATTGTATTTGGTCTTACATATAGGTTTCTTGTGCTCGTAATAAGTCTAATTGGTCAAAGCAAACAATGACTAAAACTACAAGCACTAGAAGTTTTGCTCCAGTTAGAGCTGAACaggtataatttaaatcatttatacatctttctcattaacaatttttttttttttgttgttgattaACTTGTCTATTTAATACAGGCTAAAATATTAGGACATGAACCGTCTGCATGGGAAATGTTCAAGGTGACacacaagaaaaaagatgggtCAATGGTTGATTCCACATCAAAAGAATagtggtaaattttattttaaacaatttatgttgttattgtgatatatattttagtattatgtcataacatatctattttatttattatcaaatttcaaGACAAAATTCAATCTTTAGTAACCCAAAGAACTGAGGAAGAACCTTCTCAAGCtatagatgaaaatgaaattttttctgaAGTAACGGGAAGAGAAAGACATAGACGTGTTCGTGGGTATGGATTCGGACCAACTCTTTCTTCTGTCCTTGGAAAGATTCCATCTCGTTATGAGCTTGTTACAGAACTAAAACAAATGCGACAACATaataatggtttgaaaaataaaatgcaacttttgaaagagaaaaatgaagcgttGTCGACAGAATTGAACCAAGTCAAAGAAAGACAATCaatttttgaagtttttgtGGAAGATGTTAGGGCATGAAGGATTAGAAATAACAATTGACTAGACTTAATTGTTTGATGTAAAGTGTCggatgtctttttttttatgacaatgtgATTGTAAATTGTtagatatcttttttttatgacaatgtaaatgtaaagtgctagtcaattattaattgactagaGTTGTTTTCTAAAGTTTCTTGATGATTAGaatggtatttattttggatacaatgtattaaattaatagggtttaaaatatagaaaaacaagcAGTGGGttgtgagaaaattttataaaaatcactttttgtgA from Diospyros lotus cultivar Yz01 chromosome 4, ASM1463336v1, whole genome shotgun sequence includes the following:
- the LOC127798735 gene encoding uncharacterized protein LOC127798735, with the protein product MYSYVLEKFEFDENEVRKNWIFGQMGRAFTNHRYKLKVDYYDAYDNDDDRIKFSPTSIDQGQWRQCVSWLSSHEFQVSCARNKSNWSKQTMTKTTSTRSFAPVRAEQAKILGHEPSAWEMFKVTHKKKDGSMVDSTSKE